A region of Leifsonia xyli DNA encodes the following proteins:
- a CDS encoding ABC transporter ATP-binding protein: protein MADSVIRLTDVSVVRDGNPVLQGIDWAVEPDERWVILGRNGAGKTTLLQIAAAALHPSSGEAVVLGESVGHTDLSELRPLLGFASSALARRIPRNERVLDVVMTAAYAVTGRWNELYEEIDERRALRVLGEWHLDHLAERTFGSLSDGEQKRVQIARSVMTDPEILLLDEPAASLDLGGREELVKLLGGYASDPKSPAIVMVTHHVEEIPQGFNRALLLADGRIAAAGPIDEVLTSENLSDTFGIAVELSETDGRYAARATS from the coding sequence ATGGCCGACAGCGTTATCCGACTTACCGACGTGTCCGTTGTGCGGGACGGCAACCCCGTCCTCCAGGGAATCGACTGGGCGGTCGAGCCGGACGAGCGGTGGGTCATCCTGGGCCGCAACGGCGCCGGCAAGACCACGCTGCTGCAGATCGCCGCGGCGGCGCTGCATCCGAGCTCGGGCGAGGCCGTCGTGCTCGGCGAATCGGTCGGCCACACCGACCTGTCGGAGCTCCGTCCGCTGCTCGGCTTCGCGTCCAGCGCGCTGGCCCGGCGCATCCCGCGCAACGAGCGCGTCCTGGATGTGGTGATGACCGCCGCGTACGCCGTCACCGGCCGCTGGAACGAGCTGTACGAGGAGATCGACGAGCGCCGGGCGCTCCGCGTGCTCGGCGAGTGGCACCTCGACCACCTGGCCGAGCGCACCTTCGGCAGCCTGTCGGACGGCGAGCAGAAGCGCGTGCAGATCGCACGGTCCGTGATGACGGACCCCGAGATCCTGCTGCTCGACGAGCCCGCCGCGAGCCTCGACCTCGGCGGCCGCGAAGAGCTCGTGAAGCTGCTCGGCGGCTACGCCAGCGACCCGAAGTCGCCGGCGATCGTCATGGTCACGCACCACGTCGAGGAGATCCCCCAGGGCTTCAACCGCGCGCTGCTCCTCGCGGACGGGCGGATCGCGGCCGCCGGCCCGATCGACGAGGTGCTGACGAGCGAGAACCTGAGCGACACCTTCGGCATCGCGGTCGAGCTCAGCGAGACCGACGGCCGCTACGCCGCGCGCGCCACGTCGTGA
- a CDS encoding D-alanyl-D-alanine endopeptidase, giving the protein MYRRRRIVVFGLLTAILVAFVYVVGSLVAPVPATAAVTAHDKTIAQPAAQLAWPGYGSAAIVAPDYPGASAAHGSAASVPIASITKTITALLVLEKKPLNGDDQGPEIAFTQRDVDIWNQVIGAGGSWAPVVAGTSMTEKQALEAMLLPSANNYAISLANWAYGSTDAYVKAANDWLAQKGFTGTKITTPDGLDPGNVSTTKDLIGIGKLVLASPALSSIVSQKTVTLPGAGAQDNTNTLLGFEGMDGIKTGNTDEAGNCLLFSAQVPVGSTKVRVLGVVLGAPTHDDLWAGVQALLTSVKDGFHQVTPVEKGQVFGTYTTAWGASSKLIATETKSFVVWSDTPIAVDLQTRPLSSGFTGDILGQGTFTLNGKTETVPLALAKDVPDPGFGWRLAHPGGLGT; this is encoded by the coding sequence GTGTACCGCCGTCGCCGGATCGTCGTCTTCGGGCTGCTGACCGCCATCCTGGTCGCGTTCGTCTACGTCGTCGGGTCGCTCGTCGCTCCGGTGCCCGCGACCGCCGCGGTCACCGCCCACGACAAGACGATCGCGCAGCCCGCGGCGCAGCTCGCCTGGCCCGGCTACGGATCGGCCGCGATCGTCGCGCCCGACTATCCCGGCGCGTCGGCCGCGCACGGCAGCGCGGCGAGCGTGCCGATCGCGAGCATCACGAAGACGATCACCGCGCTCCTGGTGCTCGAGAAGAAGCCGCTCAACGGCGACGATCAGGGACCGGAGATCGCCTTCACGCAGCGCGATGTCGACATCTGGAACCAGGTCATCGGCGCCGGCGGCTCGTGGGCGCCCGTCGTCGCAGGCACCTCGATGACCGAGAAGCAGGCGCTCGAGGCGATGCTGCTCCCTTCGGCGAACAACTACGCCATCTCGCTCGCGAACTGGGCCTACGGCTCGACCGACGCCTACGTGAAGGCCGCGAACGACTGGCTGGCGCAGAAGGGCTTCACCGGCACGAAGATCACCACGCCGGACGGCCTGGACCCGGGCAACGTCAGCACCACGAAGGACCTCATCGGGATCGGCAAGCTCGTGCTGGCTTCGCCGGCGCTGTCGTCGATCGTGTCGCAGAAGACCGTGACGCTGCCGGGCGCCGGTGCTCAGGACAACACCAACACCCTCCTCGGCTTCGAGGGCATGGACGGCATCAAGACCGGCAACACGGACGAGGCGGGCAACTGCCTCCTCTTCTCGGCGCAGGTGCCCGTCGGTTCCACGAAGGTGCGCGTCCTCGGCGTCGTGCTCGGCGCGCCGACCCACGACGACCTCTGGGCGGGCGTGCAGGCGCTGCTGACCAGCGTCAAGGACGGCTTCCACCAGGTGACGCCGGTCGAGAAGGGTCAGGTGTTCGGCACGTACACGACCGCGTGGGGCGCGTCCTCGAAGCTGATCGCCACCGAGACGAAGTCGTTCGTGGTGTGGTCGGACACGCCGATCGCCGTCGACCTGCAGACGCGGCCGCTGTCATCCGGGTTCACCGGTGACATCCTCGGACAGGGCACCTTCACCCTGAACGGCAAGACCGAGACGGTGCCGCTCGCGCTCGCGAAGGACGTGCCCGATCCCGGGTTCGGCTGGCGCCTCGCGCACCCGGGTGGGCTGGGGACCTAG
- a CDS encoding NAD-dependent deacetylase, whose translation MTTLTTELPPELARGIDQTVELLSGRRFAVLTGAGVSTDSGIPDYRGEGAPKRTPMTFQQFLADDRFRKRYWAGSHLGYRRFAAAHPNAGHRALARLEAAGAANGVITQNVDGLHKQAGSRRVVDLHGAMDRVLCLVCGQIFAREAITARIDAANPWLDTEGAVEIAPDGDAIVTDIDAFVVPDCTVCGGHLKPDVVFFGEFVPAEKYREASALVRSAEALLIAGSSLVVNSGIRLLEEARRRRLPIVIVNRGQTKGDGRATIKLDGGTTETLVELATRLG comes from the coding sequence GTGACCACGCTGACGACCGAGCTCCCGCCGGAGCTGGCGCGCGGCATCGACCAGACCGTCGAGCTCCTGAGCGGTCGCCGCTTCGCGGTGCTGACCGGTGCGGGCGTGTCGACCGACTCCGGCATCCCGGACTACCGCGGCGAGGGCGCGCCGAAGCGCACGCCGATGACGTTCCAGCAGTTCCTCGCCGACGACCGCTTCCGCAAGCGCTACTGGGCCGGCAGCCACCTCGGCTACCGCCGGTTCGCGGCCGCGCATCCGAACGCCGGCCACCGTGCGCTCGCCCGGCTGGAGGCCGCCGGCGCGGCGAACGGCGTCATCACGCAGAACGTCGACGGTCTGCACAAGCAGGCGGGCTCGCGCCGCGTCGTCGACCTGCACGGCGCGATGGATCGGGTGCTCTGCCTGGTCTGCGGCCAGATCTTCGCGCGCGAGGCGATCACCGCGCGCATCGACGCCGCCAACCCGTGGCTCGACACCGAGGGCGCCGTGGAGATCGCGCCGGACGGCGACGCGATCGTCACCGACATCGACGCCTTCGTCGTCCCCGACTGCACGGTCTGCGGCGGTCACCTCAAGCCGGACGTGGTGTTCTTCGGCGAGTTCGTCCCGGCCGAGAAGTACCGCGAGGCCAGCGCCCTGGTCCGCTCGGCGGAGGCGCTCCTGATCGCCGGCTCCTCGCTGGTCGTCAACTCCGGCATCCGGCTGCTCGAGGAGGCCCGGCGCCGCCGCCTCCCCATCGTCATCGTCAACCGGGGCCAGACCAAGGGCGACGGCCGCGCGACCATTAAGCTGGACGGCGGGACGACGGAGACGCTCGTCGAGCTCGCCACACGGCTCGGCTGA
- a CDS encoding trehalose synthase: MSFTAPITLPGLALDPQWYRRSVFYEVMVRSFVDSNGDGSGDISGLTSKLDYLQWLGIDALWLPPFFQSPLRDGGYDVSDFKAILPEFGTIDEFRELVTKAHERNMRIIIDLPINHTSDQHEWFQQSRSDPEGPYGDFYVWNDTDDKWPDIRIIFVDTEDSNWAFDEARRQYYFHRFFSHQPDLNFENPAVHEAMYDIVKFWLDLGVDGFRLDAIPYLYESDEGNGEGEPKTHEFIIRLREWVDREYPGRIMIAEANQWPREVAAFFGSEEEPECHMAFDFPVMPRIFYALRSQQASELVRVLSETTDVPEGAAWGVFLRNHDELTLEMVSEEYRQAMYGWYAYDPRMRANIGIRRRLAPLLDNSRAELELAHALLFSLPGSPFLYYGDEIGMGDNIWLPDRDSSRTPMQWTPDRNAGFSSADPGKLYLPVVQSLVFHYNQVNVEAQLAQSRSLLHWIRNVIHVRKAHPVFGLGDIRVLPTDHESVLAFIRSYGGSGTHFGDQPEDVLCVFSFAHNPVSVTLEAPEFAGRTLYDLFGGAEFPTVAEDGRFTLTLGTQNFYWLHIEPRRD, from the coding sequence GTGAGTTTCACCGCGCCCATCACGCTGCCCGGACTCGCCCTCGATCCCCAGTGGTACCGCCGGTCGGTCTTCTACGAGGTCATGGTGCGGTCGTTCGTCGACAGCAACGGCGACGGGTCGGGCGACATCTCGGGGCTCACCTCCAAGCTCGACTACCTGCAGTGGCTCGGCATCGACGCCCTCTGGCTTCCGCCGTTCTTCCAGTCGCCGCTGCGCGACGGCGGGTACGACGTGTCCGACTTCAAGGCGATCCTGCCCGAGTTCGGGACGATCGACGAGTTCCGCGAGCTCGTCACCAAGGCGCACGAGCGCAACATGCGCATCATCATCGACCTGCCGATCAACCACACGTCCGACCAGCACGAGTGGTTCCAGCAGTCCCGGTCCGACCCCGAGGGCCCCTACGGCGACTTCTACGTGTGGAACGACACCGACGACAAGTGGCCGGACATCCGCATCATCTTCGTCGACACCGAGGACTCCAACTGGGCGTTCGACGAGGCCCGGCGCCAGTACTACTTCCACCGGTTCTTCTCGCACCAGCCCGACCTCAACTTCGAGAACCCTGCCGTCCACGAGGCGATGTACGACATCGTCAAGTTCTGGCTCGACCTCGGCGTCGACGGCTTCCGGCTCGACGCCATCCCCTACCTGTACGAGTCCGACGAGGGCAACGGCGAGGGCGAGCCGAAGACCCACGAGTTCATCATCCGGCTGCGCGAGTGGGTCGATCGCGAGTACCCGGGCCGCATCATGATCGCCGAGGCCAACCAGTGGCCGCGCGAGGTCGCCGCCTTCTTCGGCAGCGAGGAGGAGCCGGAGTGCCACATGGCCTTCGACTTCCCCGTCATGCCTCGCATCTTCTACGCGCTGCGGTCGCAGCAGGCCAGCGAGCTGGTCCGGGTGCTGTCCGAGACCACCGACGTGCCCGAGGGGGCAGCCTGGGGCGTCTTCCTGCGCAACCACGACGAGCTGACGCTCGAGATGGTGAGCGAGGAGTACCGCCAGGCGATGTACGGCTGGTACGCCTACGACCCGCGGATGCGCGCCAACATCGGCATCCGCCGCCGCCTCGCCCCGCTGCTCGACAACTCCCGCGCCGAGCTGGAGCTCGCCCACGCGCTGCTGTTCTCGCTGCCCGGCAGCCCGTTCCTCTACTACGGCGACGAGATCGGGATGGGCGACAACATCTGGCTGCCCGACCGCGACAGCTCCCGCACCCCGATGCAGTGGACGCCGGACCGCAACGCCGGCTTCTCCAGCGCCGACCCGGGCAAGCTCTACCTGCCGGTGGTGCAGTCGCTGGTCTTCCACTACAACCAGGTGAACGTGGAGGCGCAGCTCGCGCAGTCCCGGTCGCTGCTGCACTGGATCCGCAACGTCATCCACGTGCGCAAGGCGCACCCCGTGTTCGGGCTGGGCGACATCCGCGTGCTGCCGACCGACCACGAGTCCGTGCTCGCGTTCATCCGCTCGTACGGGGGCAGCGGGACGCACTTCGGCGACCAGCCGGAGGACGTGCTGTGCGTGTTCTCGTTCGCGCACAATCCCGTGTCGGTGACGCTGGAGGCGCCCGAGTTCGCCGGGCGGACGCTGTACGACCTGTTCGGCGGGGCGGAGTTCCCGACTGTGGCGGAGGACGGCCGCTTCACCCTGACCCTCGGCACGCAGAACTTCTACTGGCTGCACATCGAGCCGCGCCGCGACTGA
- a CDS encoding glycosyl transferase family 1, whose protein sequence is MRVDLLTREYPPDIYGGAGVHVTELVRALRTDTEVVVRAFGESRDEPDTASYRVPAELADANGAIATLGVDLQMAQDCGRADVVHSHTWYANGAGHLAKLLHGVPHVVTAHSLEPLRPWKAEQLGGGYRVSSWIEKTAFEAADTVIAVSDGMRRDILAAYPALDPTKVVTIYNGIDLERWQPLRDDERARALGIDPERPAVIFVGRITRQKGLPYLLRAVRQLPPEVQIILCAGAPDTPEILAEVTGLVEQLQAERDGVVWIDRLLPNDELRIALTASTVFVCPSIYEPLGIVNLEAMACGLPVVGTATGGIPEVIVDGVTGRLVPIQQLQDGTGTPTDPERFVDDLAAALIEVVSDPARAAEMGEAGRERAETSFSWTTIAEQTRDVYRSLLAR, encoded by the coding sequence ATGCGCGTCGATCTACTGACCCGGGAGTACCCGCCGGACATCTACGGGGGAGCCGGGGTGCACGTCACCGAGCTGGTGCGTGCCCTGCGGACCGACACCGAGGTCGTCGTGCGCGCCTTCGGCGAGTCGCGGGACGAGCCGGACACCGCGTCCTACCGCGTGCCGGCCGAGCTGGCGGACGCCAATGGCGCCATCGCGACGCTCGGCGTCGACCTGCAGATGGCGCAGGACTGCGGGCGAGCGGACGTCGTCCACTCGCACACCTGGTATGCGAACGGCGCGGGTCACTTGGCGAAGCTGCTGCACGGCGTCCCGCACGTGGTGACGGCGCACAGCCTCGAGCCACTGCGCCCCTGGAAGGCGGAGCAGCTGGGCGGCGGCTACCGCGTGTCCAGCTGGATCGAGAAGACCGCCTTCGAGGCCGCCGACACCGTGATCGCGGTGAGCGACGGGATGCGGCGCGACATCCTCGCGGCGTACCCGGCGCTGGACCCGACCAAGGTCGTGACGATCTACAACGGCATCGACCTGGAGCGCTGGCAGCCATTGCGCGACGACGAGCGGGCGCGGGCGCTCGGGATCGACCCCGAGCGTCCGGCCGTCATCTTCGTCGGGCGCATCACCCGTCAGAAGGGCCTGCCGTATCTGCTGCGCGCCGTTCGGCAGCTGCCGCCGGAGGTGCAGATCATCCTGTGCGCCGGCGCGCCCGACACCCCCGAGATCCTCGCCGAGGTGACCGGGCTCGTCGAGCAGCTGCAGGCCGAGCGCGACGGTGTCGTGTGGATCGACCGGCTGCTGCCGAACGACGAGCTGCGGATCGCGCTCACCGCGTCCACGGTGTTCGTCTGCCCGTCGATCTACGAGCCGCTGGGCATCGTGAACCTCGAGGCGATGGCCTGCGGGCTTCCGGTCGTCGGAACCGCGACGGGCGGCATCCCCGAGGTGATCGTGGACGGCGTGACCGGCCGGCTCGTGCCCATCCAGCAGCTGCAGGACGGCACGGGGACGCCGACGGACCCGGAGCGGTTCGTGGACGACCTGGCCGCGGCGCTGATCGAGGTCGTGAGCGATCCGGCGCGCGCGGCGGAGATGGGCGAGGCCGGGCGCGAGCGCGCTGAGACGTCGTTCAGCTGGACCACGATCGCCGAGCAGACCCGCGACGTCTACCGGTCGCTGCTGGCGCGCTGA
- a CDS encoding rRNA methyltransferase, protein MLLHRIDDLEADGLADYSRLTDVALRRVSEPAGGLYIAESTKVITRALAAGHRPRSVLLQEQWLPDIEPLLEPYPDVPVFVGSADVLERLTGYHLHRGALAAMHRPELPAPADLLRDARRVVVLEDIVDHTNVGAIFRAVAGLGADAVLVTPRCADPLYRRSVRVSMGTVLQVPWTRLPEWDDAVPLLHDAGFDIAALALADDAVTLDEYAAAPPERIAMVFGAEGDGLSRRALAAADTVVTIPMLHGVDSLNVASASAVALWALRARSQQSHR, encoded by the coding sequence ATGCTCCTGCACCGCATCGACGACCTGGAGGCCGACGGCCTCGCCGACTACTCCCGCCTGACCGACGTGGCGCTGCGCCGTGTGAGCGAGCCCGCGGGCGGTCTGTACATCGCCGAGTCGACCAAGGTGATCACGCGGGCGCTGGCCGCCGGGCACCGACCGCGGTCCGTGCTGCTGCAGGAGCAGTGGCTGCCGGACATCGAGCCGCTGCTGGAGCCGTATCCCGACGTGCCGGTGTTCGTCGGGTCGGCCGACGTGCTGGAACGGCTGACCGGGTACCACCTGCACCGGGGCGCCCTGGCGGCGATGCACCGTCCGGAACTGCCTGCTCCCGCCGACCTGCTGCGGGATGCGCGGCGCGTGGTCGTGCTCGAGGACATCGTCGACCACACCAACGTCGGCGCCATCTTCCGCGCCGTTGCCGGCCTCGGCGCCGACGCCGTTCTCGTCACGCCGCGCTGCGCCGACCCGCTCTACCGGCGCAGCGTCCGGGTGAGCATGGGCACCGTGCTGCAGGTGCCGTGGACGCGGCTGCCCGAGTGGGATGACGCGGTCCCGCTGCTGCACGACGCCGGCTTCGACATCGCCGCGCTGGCACTCGCCGACGACGCGGTCACCCTCGACGAGTACGCCGCCGCGCCGCCGGAGCGGATCGCGATGGTCTTCGGCGCCGAGGGGGACGGGCTGAGCCGCCGGGCGCTGGCCGCGGCGGATACCGTGGTCACCATCCCGATGCTGCACGGGGTCGACTCGCTCAACGTCGCGTCCGCGTCGGCTGTCGCATTGTGGGCGCTGCGCGCGCGTTCTCAGCAGTCGCATCGGTAG
- a CDS encoding 50S ribosomal protein L31, with protein MKTGIHPDYAPVVFRDLASGATFLTRSTVSSDKTIEWEDGNTYPVIDVEISSESHPFYTGKQRILDSAGRVEKFNSRYKNFGRS; from the coding sequence ATGAAGACTGGCATCCACCCCGACTACGCCCCGGTGGTTTTCCGCGACCTGGCCTCGGGTGCGACGTTCCTCACCCGCTCCACCGTCTCGAGCGACAAGACCATCGAGTGGGAGGACGGCAACACCTACCCGGTGATCGACGTCGAGATCTCCTCCGAGTCGCACCCGTTCTACACGGGCAAGCAGCGCATCCTCGACTCGGCCGGCCGCGTCGAGAAGTTCAACTCGCGCTACAAGAACTTCGGACGCTCCTAA
- a CDS encoding mannosyltransferase has protein sequence MKILFDCRYTRIGRHDGISRYTAGVVTALAKLHPVTMLISDHRQLELLPDLPWELIPSPTSAGEPWVARTVNKLDPDIVFTPMQTMGGFGRKYRLVLTVHDLIYYRHPTPPRDLPAFVRGLWRLYHLAWWPQRMLLNRSDAVVTVSETTKGLIAEHHLTKKPVYVVPNAADMPAIAPGRAERTAPESKSLVYMGSFMPYKNVDTLVRAAALLPDYTLHLMSRVSDDERQRLSELAPSARIVFHDGASDEEYAETLAAATALVTASHDEGFGIPLVEAMELGTPVVVSDIPIFREIGGEAALFFSADDAEELAARVRHLEEDGVWAARSAAGRAQAQRYTWDGSARHLLTVLETTAARSR, from the coding sequence GTGAAGATCCTCTTCGACTGCCGTTACACCCGCATCGGGCGTCACGACGGCATCAGCCGCTACACCGCGGGCGTCGTGACGGCGCTGGCCAAGCTGCACCCGGTGACCATGCTGATCAGCGACCACCGCCAGCTGGAGCTGCTGCCCGACCTGCCGTGGGAGCTCATCCCGTCGCCGACGTCGGCGGGGGAGCCGTGGGTCGCCCGGACGGTCAACAAGCTCGACCCGGACATCGTCTTCACCCCGATGCAGACGATGGGCGGCTTCGGCCGCAAGTACCGGCTCGTGCTGACGGTCCACGACCTCATCTACTACCGGCACCCGACGCCGCCGCGCGACCTGCCGGCGTTCGTGCGCGGGCTGTGGCGGCTCTACCACCTGGCGTGGTGGCCGCAGCGGATGCTGCTGAACCGCTCCGACGCGGTGGTCACGGTGTCGGAGACGACCAAGGGACTCATCGCCGAGCATCACCTGACCAAGAAGCCGGTCTACGTCGTGCCGAACGCGGCCGACATGCCCGCGATCGCCCCGGGCCGCGCCGAGCGCACCGCGCCCGAGTCGAAGAGCCTGGTCTACATGGGCTCGTTCATGCCGTACAAGAACGTGGACACGCTGGTGCGGGCGGCGGCGCTGCTGCCGGACTACACGCTCCACCTGATGAGCCGCGTCTCCGACGACGAGCGTCAGCGGTTGTCCGAGCTGGCTCCCAGCGCGCGCATCGTCTTCCACGACGGCGCGAGCGACGAGGAGTACGCGGAAACGCTGGCCGCAGCGACCGCCCTCGTGACGGCGTCGCACGACGAGGGCTTCGGCATCCCGCTGGTGGAGGCGATGGAGCTCGGGACGCCCGTGGTCGTCAGCGACATCCCGATCTTCCGTGAGATCGGCGGCGAGGCCGCGCTGTTCTTCTCCGCGGACGACGCCGAGGAGCTCGCGGCCCGTGTGCGCCACCTGGAGGAGGACGGCGTGTGGGCCGCGCGGTCGGCCGCCGGTCGCGCGCAGGCCCAGCGGTACACCTGGGACGGGTCGGCCCGGCACCTGCTCACCGTGCTGGAGACGACCGCGGCGCGCTCGCGCTGA
- a CDS encoding phosphoglycerate mutase: MTFISLVRHGQTDWNLAKRIQGSSDIPLNDTGRAQAETTGRALSGGRFDAIYASPLSRALETARIIAGHVGLGDPGRLPAVAERNYGEAEGLTGEQILDRWPDGMPVPGRETRDEVVARALPALRELGERHPGENVIVVSHGGVISSLVRHVTDHALPGPGELIPNGSVHRFIYDDGELTLDRFNLGPEDRDLFTASVM, encoded by the coding sequence GTGACCTTCATCTCCCTCGTTCGGCACGGTCAGACCGACTGGAACCTCGCGAAGCGCATCCAGGGCTCCAGCGACATCCCGCTCAACGACACGGGCCGCGCCCAGGCGGAGACGACAGGACGCGCCCTCTCGGGCGGCCGGTTCGACGCGATCTACGCGAGCCCGCTCTCGCGCGCCCTCGAGACCGCGCGGATCATCGCCGGCCACGTCGGCCTCGGCGATCCGGGCCGCCTGCCCGCCGTCGCCGAGCGCAACTACGGCGAGGCCGAGGGGCTGACCGGCGAGCAGATCCTCGACCGCTGGCCCGACGGGATGCCCGTCCCCGGCCGGGAGACCCGCGACGAGGTCGTCGCACGTGCCCTGCCGGCCCTCCGCGAGCTGGGCGAGCGGCATCCCGGCGAGAACGTCATCGTCGTCAGCCACGGCGGCGTGATCTCATCGCTGGTGCGGCACGTGACCGATCATGCGCTGCCCGGCCCCGGTGAGCTCATCCCCAACGGCTCGGTGCACCGCTTCATCTACGACGACGGCGAGCTGACCCTCGACCGCTTCAACCTCGGGCCAGAGGACCGCGACCTGTTCACCGCGTCAGTGATGTGA
- a CDS encoding hydrolase: MSITSPYAADLERVPVREGALGILGSTTRFWDYGDPDADTTLVLVHGFRGDHHGLEPVVAQLRGVRMVSPDLPGFGESTPMTEAAHDIDGYGRWLREFVAGLELPAGGRVVLLGHSFGSIVVSGSLASTASVAARPDAVVLVNPIGQPALEGPRGIFTRLAIFYYWLAAALPERLGFGLLRNRVIVRVMSMAMAKTKDASLRRWIHDQHDRYFSAFSDRRVVLEAFRASVSHDVSEYAARIPERTLLVAAEKDDITPIEAEFRLQTLFPDAELVVIPDVGHLIHYETPVSAAEAIERFLGEPA, translated from the coding sequence ATGTCCATCACCTCCCCTTACGCCGCCGACCTCGAGCGCGTCCCCGTCCGCGAGGGGGCCCTCGGCATCCTCGGCTCGACCACCCGGTTCTGGGACTACGGCGACCCGGATGCGGACACGACGCTGGTGCTCGTGCACGGCTTCCGCGGGGATCACCACGGCCTGGAGCCGGTGGTCGCGCAGCTGCGCGGCGTGCGGATGGTGTCGCCCGACCTCCCCGGGTTCGGGGAGTCGACGCCGATGACCGAGGCGGCGCACGACATCGACGGGTACGGCCGCTGGCTGCGGGAGTTCGTGGCCGGGCTGGAGCTGCCCGCGGGAGGCCGTGTGGTGCTGCTGGGCCACTCGTTCGGGTCGATCGTGGTGTCGGGCTCGCTGGCGAGCACCGCATCCGTCGCCGCCCGCCCGGATGCCGTCGTCCTCGTGAACCCGATCGGGCAGCCCGCGCTCGAGGGCCCGCGCGGCATCTTCACGCGCCTCGCGATCTTCTACTACTGGCTCGCCGCCGCGCTGCCCGAGCGCCTCGGATTCGGGCTGCTGCGCAACCGCGTCATCGTGCGCGTCATGAGCATGGCGATGGCCAAGACGAAGGATGCGTCCCTCCGCCGCTGGATCCACGACCAGCACGACCGGTACTTCTCCGCGTTCAGCGACCGCCGGGTGGTGCTGGAGGCGTTCCGCGCGTCCGTCTCCCACGATGTGAGCGAGTACGCGGCGCGCATCCCCGAGCGGACGCTCCTGGTCGCCGCCGAGAAGGACGACATCACGCCGATCGAGGCCGAGTTCCGGCTGCAGACGCTGTTCCCGGACGCGGAGCTGGTCGTCATCCCGGATGTCGGGCACCTCATCCACTACGAGACGCCGGTCTCGGCAGCCGAGGCGATCGAGCGGTTCCTGGGGGAGCCGGCGTGA
- a CDS encoding DNA polymerase III subunit epsilon, with product MSNWHHRLGVFDLETTGIDVESARIVTAHVGLLDETGEVLHRRDWILDPGVEIPSEATAVHGITTERARELGMDPAHGVAAIVEQLRSLFDRDIPVVAYNAPYDFTLLDREARRYGVAPLVSPGPIIDPLVIDKAVDKFRRGKRTLTVTATHYGVDLLAAHDAGADAIAAGRVAQALARIHADALALEAAELHLRQVDWCREQAADFQEYMRRERDPEFTTSGAWPLR from the coding sequence ATGAGCAACTGGCACCACCGGCTGGGGGTCTTCGATCTGGAGACCACGGGGATCGACGTGGAGTCCGCTCGCATCGTCACCGCCCACGTCGGCCTGCTCGACGAGACCGGTGAGGTGCTGCACCGCCGCGACTGGATCCTCGACCCGGGCGTCGAGATCCCGTCCGAGGCGACCGCGGTGCACGGCATCACGACCGAGCGCGCGCGTGAGCTGGGGATGGATCCGGCCCACGGTGTCGCCGCGATCGTCGAGCAGCTGCGCAGCCTCTTCGACCGCGACATCCCGGTCGTCGCCTACAACGCGCCCTACGACTTCACCCTCCTCGACCGCGAGGCCCGGCGCTACGGCGTGGCGCCGCTGGTCTCCCCCGGACCGATCATCGACCCGCTGGTGATCGACAAGGCCGTGGACAAGTTCCGCCGCGGCAAGCGCACCCTCACCGTGACCGCGACCCACTACGGCGTCGACCTGCTCGCCGCCCACGACGCCGGCGCGGACGCGATCGCCGCCGGCCGGGTCGCGCAGGCGCTCGCGCGCATCCACGCCGACGCCCTCGCCCTGGAGGCGGCGGAGCTGCACCTGCGCCAGGTCGACTGGTGCCGGGAGCAGGCGGCTGACTTCCAGGAGTACATGCGGCGCGAGCGCGACCCCGAGTTCACCACCTCGGGCGCCTGGCCTCTGCGTTGA